A stretch of the Bacillus sp. FJAT-18017 genome encodes the following:
- the rpsD gene encoding 30S ribosomal protein S4: protein MARYTGPSWKISRRLGISLSGTGKEIEKRPYAPGPHGPNQRKKISEYGLQLQEKQKLRHMYGVNERQFRTLFVKAGKMAGVHGENFMILLESRLDNLVYRLGLARTRRAARQLVNHGHILVDGSRVDIPSYRVAPGQTISLREKSRNLDVVKESLDVNSFVPDYLTFDADKLEGTFTRLPERSELPAEINETLIVEFYSR from the coding sequence ATGGCTCGTTATACCGGCCCAAGCTGGAAAATTTCCCGCCGCCTTGGAATTTCCCTAAGCGGTACAGGAAAAGAAATTGAAAAGCGTCCTTACGCTCCAGGCCCTCATGGTCCAAACCAACGCAAGAAAATTTCCGAATACGGATTGCAGTTGCAAGAAAAGCAAAAGCTCCGTCACATGTACGGAGTGAACGAGCGCCAGTTCCGCACACTGTTTGTCAAAGCAGGCAAAATGGCGGGCGTACACGGCGAAAACTTCATGATTCTTCTTGAATCTCGCCTTGATAACCTTGTTTACCGCCTTGGTCTTGCTCGCACTCGCCGTGCAGCTCGCCAGTTGGTAAACCACGGCCACATCCTTGTTGATGGTTCACGCGTTGATATTCCATCATACCGCGTTGCTCCTGGCCAAACAATCAGCCTTCGTGAAAAGTCCCGCAACCTTGATGTTGTAAAGGAATCTCTTGATGTGAACAGCTTTGTTCCAGATTACCTGACTTTCGATGCTGACAAGCTTGAAGGAACATTCACTCGCCTACCAGAGCGTTCTGAACTTCCTGCTGAAATCAACGAAACTCTTATCGTTGAGTTCTACAGCCGTTAA